A genomic stretch from Pseudoliparis swirei isolate HS2019 ecotype Mariana Trench chromosome 18, NWPU_hadal_v1, whole genome shotgun sequence includes:
- the LOC130208400 gene encoding nuclear factor 7, brain-like yields MASRWEDLSCSVCHDVFKDPVVLSCSHSFCRDCLKGWWREQQLQECPVCRRRSSRSEPPVSLVIKNLCESFLLQREQRASGLFCSLHSEKLKLFCLDHQQPVCLVCRDSERHTDHRFRPIDEVAPQLKEELQKSLKPLKEKLKVFEQVKGNCDLTAKHRKVQARRAESQIKDQFKKLHRFLEEDEEARLAALREEEEQKSGAMKEKMEALSREIAALSDTVRATEDELRAEDVSFLNAYKAAVERVQRRPLLEDPQLLSGALIDEAQHLGNLPFNIWDSMKDLVSYTPVVLDPNSAHPELVLSADLTTVRRGERQKLPDNPERFNSLCPVLGSEGFDSGIHSWDVEVGDNPAWFLGVADESVERKGITWTRMWRIGFCNGIYKVFAPSKQPVVLAVMKKLRRVRFYLDWRRGYLSFSDADTDLHTYSFRHRFTQKLFPYFSSSNEFPIKILPQLDDCNSSGWW; encoded by the coding sequence ATGGCTTCCAGATGGGAGGATCTCTCCTGCTCCGTCTGCCACGACGTGTTCAAGGACCCGGTGGTCCTGTCCTGTAGCCACAGCTTCTGTAGAGACTGTCTGAAGGGATGGTGGAGAGAGCAGCAACTACAGGAGTGTCCCGTCTGCAGGAGGAGGTCCTCGAGGAGTGAACCTCCCGTTAGCTTGGTGATCAAGAACCTGTGTGAGTCCTTCTTACtgcagagagagcagagagcttCCGGGTTGTTCTGCAGTCTGCACTCTGAGAAACTCAAACTCTTCTGTCTGGACCACCAGCAGCCGGTGTGTCTGGTCTGCAGAGATTCAGAGAGACACACCGACCACAGATTCAGACCCATCGATGAAGTTGCTCCACAACTCAAGGAGGAGCTCCAGAAATCTCTGAAGCCCTTAAAGGAGAAACTGAAGGTGTTCGAACAAGTCAAAGGAAACTGTGACCTGACAGCAAAGCACAGGAAGGTCCAGGCCCGCCGAGCAGAGAGCCAGATCAAGGATCAGTTTAAGAAGCTTCACCGGTTTctcgaggaggacgaggaggccaggttggctgcactgagggaggaagaggagcagaagagtggggcgatgaaggagaagatggaggccCTGAGCAGAGAGATCGCAGCTCTCTCAGACACAGTCCGAGCCACAGAGGACGAGCTGAGAGCCGAAGACGTCTCGTTCCTCAACGCCTACAAGGCTGCAGTGGAAAGAGTCCagcggcgccccctgctggaggatcCACAGCTGCTCTCAGGAGCTCTGATAGACGAGGCCCAACACCTGGGCAACCTGCCCTTCAACATCTGGGACAGCATGAAGGACCTGGTCTCCTACACTCCCGTGGTTCTGGACCCGAACTCCGCTCATCCAGAACTCGTCCTGTCTGCAGACCTGACCACcgtgagacgaggagagagacagaagctTCCGGATAACCCCGAGAGGTTTAATTCCTTGTGCCCCGTCCTGGGCTCCGAGGGCTTCGACTCGGGGATCCACAGCTGGGACGTGGAGGTCGGGGACAACCCGGCGTGGTTCCTGGGTGTGGCGGATGAGTCCGTGGAGAGGAAAGGGATCACGTGGACCAGGATGTGGAGGATCGGGTTCTGCAACGGCATCTATAAAGTCTTCGCCCCGTCGAAACAGCCGGTGGTTCTCGCGGTGATGAAGAAGCTCCGGAGGGTCCGATTCTACCTGGACTGGAGGAGAGGGTACCTGTCGTTCTCCGACGCCGACACCGACCTGCACACCTACAGCTTCAGGCACAGGTTCACCCAGAAGCTGTTCCCCTACTTCAGCAGCAGCAACGAGTTCCCCATTAAGATCCTCCCGCAGCTGGACGACTGCAATAGTTCCGGTTGGTGGTAA